From Triticum aestivum cultivar Chinese Spring chromosome 7B, IWGSC CS RefSeq v2.1, whole genome shotgun sequence:
gattggcttcgtcggctcttgaatgacttgccggttgttgagaaacctgtaccgggtatccttatgaactgcgaaaataaaactgtgatcacgaaagtgagcagctcaaaggataacatgaagtcatcaagacatgttcagagaaggttaaagtgtGTCAGAAAAATgggaaactccggagttattgcattggattatatccaaacgtctaaaaatctggcagatccttttactaagggtctgtcacgtaatgtgatagataatgcatcgagggagatgggttgagacccacaatatgagttgttcacagtggtaacctattctttgtgatcggagatcccatgaattagatgtggaagacaagctgttggtcaactgagaggagagtatccttactattaacaataccactccatgaagatgcaatactctcttaatctgcatggcaggttgatgtatatcttaatgttttctaagtggctcttttcagcagagatgttgtcctgtagaacttcttttgaagaacacacctatatgagtctgaatGTTAaatgtcgcaatctatgagagtagggttctctctagtaaactcatgaaaggtctcggagtatgacgcataagctccacccgcggggaagacccacggtagcccagtattggtcaaggctttgtgtgaagctagattcgcagaaaacttgcagttcaaggcccagtccattgttcaatttgcttactagtgtagcatagagttctaggtggaagttcaacttaacagtctccactgcagtactagtatataaaacagtgttttggaaccaaaggaaaTTCTTGtctgcctctgggatctggtgggggattgctggaatttagtctattttgggcggcccaataactatttcagaaattcctaataaatcctagaggcccactaagcccattcgtgcaaggcaagggatactactaaagtttagtcccacattgctagtttagtgggagttggacctccttataagggaggttctttccccacttgtatgagcatgagaacaagagggacatccacacgcgctcctcctccgccacccgcctcgccacgccacgcctcgtcacgacgcgccacgggttgtgggttgcgggaatgagccgagccgatgtctaaattttttccacgcactacgggtatacgaaaggtcagtcgggagctggaaagtttttgttgtagtggatactgaatacgaacgctgcaccctttggctgctgcctgttcgtttcatctccctcgttcccttcaactcccggcgcagcctctcgccttcttctcatgtgcctataaaagggaggtcgcttcTCTCTAGAGAGACACACAGaagatcctcttcctctcgccacaaagttcctgagcactgcgctgctgctacgatcttctccatccctccttgcggcgtgcaccgtaggtcaggacagtaggcctccgaaactccacctctttgagtcatgtacaggagaagggtgataaggtttttggggagcgatCAACAcaactactgacttcttcgtcacggacgccccggacaccgacgactacttccccgacaatgacttcttccccgacgtcgacaacctcctcgacgacatggctaccGAGGACACCAACCGCAAGTCTAGTGCTACTGTtgttgctgctgtcccgtacgtgttcttgcctTTTCTGTTAGAGGTCCTGTCACAGTTTCTTGTTCTACTCTTTGCTCTAGATATGTTCGGTTATAGTTCATATTTGCAGATGTTATTTACCGTCTCTCTGTCAGATCGCATGACTTTCTTTATCTccgctattttagtcatgctttatctagtattttcaTTAATAAAACCATACAGTAAATTGCTCATTTTTTCAACAATAATGTGGTGCTAAAATGGCTGAACTTTGTCCTCTAGGACTACAAGGCGAAGCTATCTCATTTTGGCCATGCGAAGGATGGACCGGAAGGCGACGAGACCCATGTCTCGACATGTGTGTCATGGGAACCCATGGCTATGCTGCACCAGAGTACATTCTAACCggtatactctctctctctctctctctctgtgtgtgtgtgtgtgtgtgtgtgtgtggagtgcATGCATTTTTTTTCTACTTCTAACTGTTCATTTGGTTTTGATTTCTAGGTCACCTGACAGTGAAAAGTGATGTTTACAGCTTTCGTGTTATTGTTCTTGAGATCCTCACTGGAAGACGAGCTGTGGACAAGACCAGGCCTAGTAGGGAGCACCACCTAGTCCAGCACATGCGGTCATGGCTCAAAGACCTAGAAAATCTAGGAAAAATCATGGACCCTGCTTTGGAGGGTAAGTATGCCACCAAGGGAGCTCATAAGGTAGCCCTGGTAGCATACCAGGGCCTGAGTGATAGCCCAAATTTCTGGTCGGACATGTTGAAGGTCGTGGAAGACCTATAATTGCTACTCAACCTCGTTGATGATGTTCCTGGTGAGGCGGTGATGCATGTAGCTTCACAAGATGACACTAGGAAGGAAGAACAAAAGGAAGAAATGGAGAGAGGGAGAGCAGTAATGGGGGTTAACCGGAATAAAGCTAGGCCTCCGAAGAAGACTGTTAGGGGGAGGGGGAACCAAAGCGAGGAGCTTTGGGAGTGGAACACACTTGGAGAAGGGAAAATCTAGTGTAATAGTAGGACACTTTCTTGGGGTGGAACGTGGATGTACATGTTGATGATTGCACACTAGTTTTGCTGGTGGTGGGGGTCCACCTTTCCCTAATTCGTTAATCTTTTTAGCCGTGATTGGCTCGGTCTGGTTTTATCGTACTACTCCTTCTATAGAGAAGTaaagatcgtttagatcactatattagtgatctaaacaatcttatatttctttacagagggagtatcatttTCAATAGTGAGATCCAAAAGGAAAGTCCATGTACAATTGATGATGGGCTTGCAACTGCACTTTGTTTTAACTTTGCAAAGCGACATATGCACGACATGGGAGCTTTCTAGACACGGCAGGACAAAGGCCACACCTCTTTGATGTACATGGTCCTTTGTTTATTTCTTTTTTGTTAAACTTAACCCGGTCATACAGTCCAGTTCACGAGGCCGCGGATTTTTTGTAGAGAAAAACTGGGCTCAAGTCCAAAGTGCAACCCAACATATCATGTATTATTTTCATGAAAACAACAAAAGATTAGCGAGCAACAATGATCAATAGATGATGTCTACGACCACCTTAGAGCTAAGGTTCTCATACACCAACAAATATGACATTTCGATGCTTTTTTTAATACATATAGTCATCTCGGTGCAGCACAACCTAGTTCTATCTTAGGAAGACATCGAGGGAGGTTTAGTTGCAGGGTCGAGTTGTACAAGACTCCAAATACCCTCTCCTATTCTTCAATGCCAGTCCCATATGTTCAAGACTACTAAGACTTATTCCTATGGGCTCCAAGATGAATTTTGGAGTTCTAGTGCTCACCCATTTCTTTGATCCAAGTGAGAGTGAATCGAGCGCATGCCAATAGGTGGCTTATATATGCACTAGGTCATTGACAAATGACCAAACATGCCCTTGTGGTGGCAGGCGGGAGGGCGCGGGGGCTATGTGGCGCCCGTACCGAGGTGTAAGTAGGTCCTGCCCGAAGCTTTTCCCCACACATAGTTGCCGGGCTGGCCTTTTCGTTGAGGTTTTTTCGTCGCTCGCTCTAgtgttttgtttgttttttttctattttctatctATTGGTTGAACTGGTCCGGTTTTCACCAATTTTTTATGTCTTTATTTTTCATGATATTCTTTATTGTTTTCACCGATTTTTTCATTCTTTCTTTGTTGTGTATCTTCTTGGGATTTCTGCTGGTTCCCACcgattttttcttttatttcctttcttgtAGTTTTCTTTATGATTTCCATCGGTTTACAATTTTATACTTTTATTCTTTTTCTATGTTTCCCTTTATATTTTCTTTGACTTTCATTGttttttcttatttccttttctatGTGTTTTCTTTAATATTTTCAGCGGTTTTCTATGTGTTTTCTTTATTATACATTGTAGATTTTTCGTATACATAAGAAACATTTTTCACATGTTTAACATTATTCAAATACATGGTTTCAGCAATCAATCTAGTATTGACTAATTAGCCAGAAATAATACTAAGAAATTTTTTCCTTTCGTGGGTTACACATGAGCTAGTTGACCAGTCCGACATTACCCATCTGAACTTCGTTGGCCCATCTGAACTGAACTTGCGTCCAGTTCCTGTGGGCGGGTGGAAATTGACAGGCCCAGTTGTTGCCGTCGAACCAGACCCTTTTTTTTTCAACAACGAGCATTCACGGCGATTTTTATCAGAGAAACTGCCACAAGTTATTACGGGAAAGTCGAACTAGACTTTTAGCTGCTTgcaaaaacttcaaaaaaaaagcTCAACAAAAACTGCGCTCTGTTCAAACTTGCACACCACAGTTTGGATCTTTTCATTAACAAAATGTTGTTGATTGGTTGTGTTACGATAGCTGACCACTCGTGCCGAATAATTACCAAATATTATTATAGTTGTACATAATGTGTCGATGATTAGTCATGATCTCGATAAAAAAAAGATCAAGCGCATTGACTCTACTTTAATCATGATGTGATGACGCCTATGTGCGTTAGAACTAACTTGTCATGTCTACACGAGCCGCCCAAAAATAACAAACATTCACACTGACCCTAAATTTGGTTCTTGTTGGGCAGAGTTTCCTCCCGTTTTCGGTAGCCTCGatgagtgcgccggaccggtgtgtgACCTGTTCCCAGCATGTGGCTGGGATGGGGCATCCCGCATTAGATGTTAGattttggtgcgatgtctgtttggtattaggctcaaaCATTCGACACCCCtgcatcaaggggataggagtagcgacaggtgtCGCCTAGATGGTGGCTTTAGACTTACTGATGTAATGCTTTATAAGGTTTCTAAGacttaataattaataaaatggttgcatgcatcgcccagatgcagaggccggggtaatcCTTCTTTTCTAAGAACAAAGAGTTTTCTCCCGTTCTGTCATGGTCAACCCGGCTGAACATCGCGGTGGGCGCCGCCAAGGGCCTCGCCTTCCTTCACGACGCGGAGAAGCCCGTCATATATCGCGACTTCAAGGCATCCAACATCTTACTCAATCCAGTAATGAATTAATGCTTAACagtttattttatttggatttcgcaaaaaaaaagtttaTTTTATTTGGCTGGGGAGCAGTTCGTCTTATTTCATCCACTCACAAATTCGATTCCAATTATagtacatcacatatatcatatTGTATATGTGTGTCCAATTCTTGTTGGTACGTCATTCTGATGCTAGCTTCCACCCGGTTTTCTTGGTTGGCTTCACACAAATGACGAGCTCGTCAAAAACTGAAAAACATGAAGTTGGTAAGTCGTAGTTGGATTTTGACTTGGTGAACACACATGTATACTGACAAATGTGGGCGAATAGTATATACAGTACGGAGTACATTATTAACTAGTCCTACTAGTGTGCTTCTGACTAGTTTCCACGGGGGCCTGCATACGACTTTTCAACTCAAGAAGAGTAACTCAAAGAAAGCGAGAACGTCGATCAAGCTGTTTAGCCCTTGTATTTGTCAAAGTTTGCTTTTCTGATTAAGACATGCAATTAAAAATCAGTTCAGGTAGCCAACGCAGACTCTCTTCTTTACAAATGGATAATAAGAAAGGAAACAAATGGAAGGCCCCATCAAACCAGCACTCAAGTCATTTTATTACCGAAAAAACAATTCAGTGGCGAAGGCCAATTCAAAAGAATGCACTCTAGCCAAATTTCATCATTACCGCCTATTTAGAAATTAGAACCCGTAATGTCATAACCAACGACATTCCAGAGTTTGTGTCGGTGGAGCTTATTAGTGAACGACAGGTACGTAGTTGCGATGTGGTGCTAAAATGGCTGAACTTTGTCCTCTAGTACTACAAGGCGAAGCTATCTgattttggccttgcgaaggatgGACCGGAAGGCGACGAAACCCATGTCTCAACACGTGTCATGGGCGCCCATGGCTACGCCGCACCAGAGTACATCCTAACCGGtattctctctgtgtgtgtgtgtgtggtgtgcatGCAATTTTTTTTCAACTTCTAACGGTTCATTTGGTTTTATTTTCTAGGTCACTTGACAACGAAAAGCGATGTTTACAACTTTGGTGTCGTTCTTCCGGAGATCCTCGCTAGAAGACAGACAGTGGACAAGACCAGGCCTAGTAGGGAGCATCACCTAGTCCAGCACATGCGGTCGTGGCTCAAAGACCCAGAAAAACTAGGAAAAATCATGGACCCTGCTTTGGAGGGTAAGTATGCCACCACGGGGAGCTCATAAGGTAGCACATGCTGTTGTGGCTCAAAGACCCAGAAAAACTAGGAAAAATCATGGACCCTGCTTTGGAGGGTAAGTATGCCACCACGGGAGCTCATAAGGCAGCCCTGGTGGCATACCAGTGCCTGAGTGACAGCCCAAAGAGCTGGCCAGACATGTCGAAGGTCGTGGAGGACCTAGAACTGTTGATCAACCTCGTGGATGATGTTCCCAGTGAGGCGGTGATGCATGTAGCTTCACAAGATGACACTAGGAAggaaagaacaagaagaagaaatggaGAGAGGGAGAGCAATAACGAGGGTCACCGGAATAAAGCCAGGCCTCCGAAGAAGACCGTTAGAGGGAGGGGGAACCAAAGCGAGGAGCTTTGGGAGCGGAACATGCCTGGAGAAGGGAAGATCTAGTGTAATAGTAGGACACTTTCTTCGGGTGGAACATGGATGTACATGTTGATGGTTGCACACTAGTTTTGATTGGGGGGAGGGGGCCCCCTTCCCTAATTTGTTAATTTTTTTAGTCGTTATTGGCTTGGACCGGTCTTACCGTACTACTCCTTCTATAAAAAAATAAAGATCATTTAGATCACTATATTACTGATCTAAaaaatcttatatttctttacagagggagtatcatttTCGATAGtgagatccattgccacctttgcctCCTCCCCAAGAAAAGCTTAGGGTTCCTTTGccacccgccggcgccggcgccaacccgcctcgtctctggtggccttagggccatggcgaCGCGGTGGAACCcgacccttgccggtgggagggctccatttttagatgtttcttcaagttttgttagggtttatgtcCTGCTTAGAAAGAGGAGAcgacggcggctccctgaagatgggaTAAGATCTtccccgcctagcccccattccggtggtgtgtctagcatcgtcgatgtgcgtgtggaggtgtgtctccggcggatctatccttGGTGGATTTTCTCGGATTTGGTCGTAGTTCGTCTATGTTTGTgtttcttcaggttggatccttctgatctgcgctactcttcatcggcggcggttgctttTCTGCTGCGCTGGTCCTAGGAGGCCTTAGGACGACGACTtcccgattgtctactacaacaaatttTGCCCGACTACGACGAGGGAGGGAAGATGACGGCGGTgcgccttcggcttgcttcagtgcttgt
This genomic window contains:
- the LOC123158354 gene encoding serine/threonine-protein kinase RIPK-like → MATEDTNRKSSATVVAAVPYVFLPFLLEVLSQFLVLLFALDMFGHLTVKSDVYSFRVIVLEILTGRRAVDKTRPSREHHLVQHMRSWLKDLENLGKIMDPALEEFSPVLSWSTRLNIAVGAAKGLAFLHDAEKPVIYRDFKASNILLNPYYKAKLSDFGLAKDGPEGDETHVSTRVMGAHGYAAPEYILTGHLTTKSDVYNFGVVLPEILARRQTVDKTRPSREHHLVQHMRSWLKDPEKLGKIMDPALEGKYATTGTHKAALVAYQCLSDSPKSWPDMSKVVEDLELLINLVDDVPSEAVMHVASQDDTRKERTRRRNGERESNNEGHRNKARPPKKTVRGRGNQSEELWERNMPGEGKI